One genomic segment of Ferrimonas sp. YFM includes these proteins:
- a CDS encoding TIGR01458 family HAD-type hydrolase → MVKGLFFDISGVLYDGHQAIDGAVEAVARAQASHLQVRFLTNTSRKTRIKVFDDLIKLGFELQLEQIITAPSAAKAMIQEKGWRPFCLVHSQVMDEFKDLPQDDPNAVLLADAAEGFSYQALNRAFRLCLEGAPLLGIGMNRYFKLDGQMHLDAGPFIRALEYAAGTQALIVGKPAPAFFLQGVTETKLLPGEVMMVGDDVQGDVEGAMGAGLQGCLVQTGKYRNGDETGSDMTFPCVPSVTEAVELALKPT, encoded by the coding sequence ATGGTCAAGGGACTGTTTTTCGACATCAGCGGCGTGCTGTATGACGGCCATCAAGCCATCGACGGTGCCGTGGAGGCGGTGGCCAGGGCTCAGGCCAGTCATTTGCAGGTACGCTTTCTCACCAACACTTCGCGCAAGACTCGGATCAAGGTGTTTGACGATCTGATCAAGCTGGGTTTTGAGTTGCAGCTGGAGCAGATCATCACCGCCCCTTCAGCCGCCAAGGCGATGATTCAGGAAAAGGGCTGGCGGCCTTTCTGCCTGGTTCACAGTCAAGTGATGGATGAGTTCAAAGATTTGCCACAGGATGACCCCAACGCGGTGTTGCTGGCAGATGCGGCAGAGGGCTTTAGCTATCAGGCCCTGAACCGGGCGTTCCGCCTCTGTCTGGAAGGGGCGCCTCTGCTGGGCATTGGCATGAACCGTTACTTTAAGCTCGACGGCCAGATGCACCTGGATGCGGGTCCCTTTATTCGAGCCCTGGAATACGCGGCGGGCACCCAGGCACTGATCGTCGGCAAACCGGCTCCTGCCTTCTTCCTTCAAGGGGTCACAGAGACCAAGCTATTGCCCGGTGAGGTGATGATGGTGGGCGACGATGTTCAGGGGGATGTGGAGGGCGCCATGGGAGCAGGCCTGCAGGGGTGCCTGGTTCAGACAGGCAAATACCGAAACGGCGATGAGACTGGCTCTGACATGACCTTCCCCTGCGTTCCCTCTGTGACCGAGGCGGTGGAGCTGGCGCTGAAGCCAACATAA
- a CDS encoding DUF1097 domain-containing protein — MSVLVAIAITTGILSALWGWVSVTLGLLTWAGFLGCTSYFASPQDGVKGLATSMITNMSGVFWAMVIIQLSTIAGIEVVGYVITGVVATLMCVQAKQSWLGYIPGTFVGCCATFAASGDWMAVVPALLVGGLFGFLMKSTGLWLHQKVNQSRAELETAESK; from the coding sequence ATGTCTGTATTGGTGGCCATCGCAATCACAACCGGGATCCTGTCCGCCCTGTGGGGCTGGGTGTCCGTGACCCTGGGTCTGCTGACCTGGGCCGGCTTTCTTGGCTGTACCAGCTACTTCGCCTCCCCCCAGGATGGCGTCAAAGGGCTGGCAACCAGCATGATCACCAATATGAGTGGTGTGTTCTGGGCCATGGTGATCATCCAGCTCTCCACAATCGCCGGAATCGAAGTGGTGGGTTATGTGATAACTGGTGTGGTCGCCACCCTGATGTGTGTTCAAGCCAAGCAGAGCTGGCTGGGTTACATTCCCGGCACCTTTGTCGGCTGCTGCGCCACTTTTGCCGCCAGCGGCGACTGGATGGCCGTGGTGCCCGCCCTGCTGGTCGGTGGCCTGTTCGGCTTCCTGATGAAATCTACTGGCCTCTGGTTGCACCAGAAAGTGAACCAGAGCCGTGCTGAACTCGAAACAGCAGAATCCAAATAA
- a CDS encoding 16S rRNA pseudouridine(516) synthase: protein MRLDRYLSKTLRVSNKQVKQWLECDQITLDDAPCKQGETLVNRFSRIQVEGRPLAHDTPLYLLMHKPAGVLSATKDREHTTVIELIEAQYPHLDSSDLHLAGRLDRATTGLLLLTNDGAWSKALTRPEQKIPKTYLVTTEHPIPPEAVERFAQGVWFDKEGVTTAPAQMQLLSDTRARLTIYEGMHHQVKRMFALYHNPVVALHRERMGNLVLDSELAEGQCRPLSRQEIEGI from the coding sequence ATGCGACTGGACAGATACCTCAGTAAAACCCTGAGAGTGAGCAACAAGCAGGTGAAGCAGTGGCTGGAGTGTGATCAGATAACCCTGGATGACGCCCCCTGCAAACAGGGGGAAACCCTGGTCAACCGCTTCAGCCGCATCCAGGTGGAAGGCAGGCCGCTGGCCCACGACACCCCGCTCTACCTGCTGATGCACAAACCGGCCGGGGTGCTCAGTGCCACCAAGGACAGGGAGCACACCACCGTCATCGAATTGATTGAGGCCCAGTACCCCCATCTGGATAGCAGTGACCTTCACCTGGCGGGGCGCCTGGACCGGGCCACCACCGGCCTGCTGCTGCTGACCAACGACGGCGCCTGGTCCAAGGCGTTGACCCGTCCCGAGCAGAAGATCCCCAAAACCTACCTGGTGACCACGGAGCACCCCATCCCGCCGGAAGCGGTTGAACGCTTTGCTCAAGGCGTATGGTTTGACAAGGAGGGCGTGACCACGGCGCCGGCCCAAATGCAGCTGCTGTCGGATACCCGAGCCAGGCTGACCATCTATGAGGGGATGCATCATCAGGTAAAAAGGATGTTTGCGCTGTATCACAACCCTGTGGTGGCTCTGCACCGGGAGCGGATGGGCAACCTTGTCCTGGATTCAGAGCTGGCCGAGGGCCAGTGCCGGCCCCTGTCCCGGCAGGAGATCGAGGGAATCTAG